A window of the Henckelia pumila isolate YLH828 chromosome 3, ASM3356847v2, whole genome shotgun sequence genome harbors these coding sequences:
- the LOC140892788 gene encoding GDSL esterase/lipase At5g03820-like, giving the protein MGFLSYMLCAILVVSSLVHGDPLVPAFCIFGDSVVDAGNNNNLPTLIKANFLPYGRDFVMQEPTGRFCNGKLAADFTAEFLGFGSYPPAYLSEVAKGRNILSGVNFASAASGYYDNTAQLYQTMTLSQQLENYKEWQRNMVNLVGTDKANDTFSRGIHLLSAGTSDFIQNYYINPILNIVYTTEQFSNKLMNYYSSFIQNLYHLGARRIGVTSLPPTGCLPAAITLFGLGSNQCVARLNQDAVSFNNKLNATSQNLKARLPGLKLVVFDIYSPLMDMIEKPTDSGFFDARKACCGTGTIETSFLCNERSIGTCSNATQYLFWDGFHPSEAANQRLAQSLLQQGFDLIS; this is encoded by the exons ATGGGATTCTTGAGCTACATGTTATGTGCTATTCTAGTTGTCTCATCACTTGTTCATGGAGATCCCCTCGTTCCTGCTTTCTGCATATTCGGGGATTCGGTGGTTGATGCGGGGAACAACAACAATTTGCCAACATTAATAAAGGCAAACTTCCTCCCTTATGGAAGAGATTTCGTTATGCAAGAACCTACAGGAAGGTTTTGCAATGGAAAACTCGCCGCTGATTTTACAG CTGAATTTCTAGGATTCGGTTCATATCCACCAGCATACCTAAGTGAAGTAGCCAAAGGGAGGAACATCCTCAGCGGTGTCAACTTtgcttccgctgcatcgggttaTTATGATAACACAGCACAATTATAT CAAACTATGACGTTGTCTCAGCAGCTAGAAAACTACAAAGAATGGCAGAGAAACATGGTGAATTTGGTGGGAACGGATAAAGCTAATGATACATTCTCAAGAGGGATCCATCTATTAAGTGCAGGGACCAGTGATTTTATTCAAAACTATTATATCAATCCAATTCTCAACATTGTTTACACAACCGAACAGTTCTCAAACAAACTCATGAATTACTACTCTAGTTTCATCCAG AATTTATACCATCTGGGAGCAAGGAGAATAGGAGTTACATCTCTACCACCTACAGGATGCCTGCCAGCAGCAATTACTTTATTTGGTTTGGGAAGCAATCAGTGTGTCGCAAGGCTAAATCAAGATGCGGTTTCATTcaataataaattaaacgctACATCTCAAAATTTGAAGGCCAGGCTACCAGGATTGAAACTCGTGGTCTTTGATATTTACAGCCCTCTGATGGATATGATTGAAAAGCCAACAGATAGTG GATTCTTTGACGCGAGGAAAGCTTGCTGCGGGACGGGCACAATTGAAACATCGTTCCTCTGCAATGAAAGGTCGATTGGGACATGTTCAAATGCCACACAATACTTATTCTGGGATGGATTCCACCCTTCAGAAGCTGCTAACCAAAGATTGGCCCAAAGTTTACTCCAACAAGGATTTGATCTGATCTCTTAG